A single window of Poecilia reticulata strain Guanapo linkage group LG10, Guppy_female_1.0+MT, whole genome shotgun sequence DNA harbors:
- the gprin1 gene encoding G protein-regulated inducer of neurite outgrowth 1: protein MGSLKDEKRALREDRQPCEKTNNEGLSEGSDSRAAAEGRPLRTCQESTTSEDCQSKLHMDASSVGNSEKTLKSKDPELCGVDSKSTEPSVSEPVKDCAQSDDMPVTKQTVATQNEATVSTNNQGNGDAEGENVALDKGDGTDVVNIFVPVPLTPDLSDPRSPAPFGQQHMRTQVSLEVVQCCSAATSPMTPPEGDHSFFFPNNFGKHGAGPVASASGTHDEELQVGQQVEFCSVATSPMTPKTPSSTAFPVLVGRGTGKKEEKTKKEEEQRETGQKKSCTTTKCTEEVSKNDETLKCAKGLSTYESVGSSTSGLATTGCTQQRMGSMDQDITILVTHYGNNDEEAESHFQTLEPDMVETEETEKGEENISNTKSKDRKETASTVAPDHAQEKSSPKQPQKLPGKTNVCTEPDNSEVVAHKGARVDMRDVSVPKSPVPESPAPFGCHNIRTQVSLEVVQCQSVATSPMTPPEGDQAFYFPSSLGKCGGVGTESKNAEMQVGQQVEFRSVATAPMTPRTPVATTFPDIKKEVSTEEKIVEEKEEESREPLIENTKEVPKEMEKLTQKESVGEDSKDVKNCKEKDEEKGEEPVQEVSWDEKGMTWEVYGAVVEVAVLGSAIQKHLEKQVQKQKQLSTMPPPPPLNPAASPLPSEPGCGGSGKRRGRKKGEHDGKASRRRRNPFRLLMENVQQPHCCSKAHTTE, encoded by the coding sequence ATGGGAAGCCTTAAGGACGAGAAGCGAGCTCTCAGGGAGGACCGCCAGCCCTGCGAGAAGACAAATAATGAGGGACTTTCTGAAGGCTCGGACAGCAGAGCTGCCGCTGAGGGACGTCCCTTACGCACATGTCAAGAGTCAACAACTTCAGAGGACTGTCAGTCGAAACTCCACATGGACGCCAGCTCTGTTGGGAATAGTGAGAAAACTCTAAAATCCAAAGATCCAGAGCTTTGCGGAGTCGATAGCAAAAGCACTGAGCCATCGGTCTCTGAGCCAGTTAAGGACTGTGCACAGTCTGATGACATGCCTGTGACCAAGCAAACTGTAGCTACGCAAAATGAAGCCACAGTCTCTACTAACAACCAGGGTAATGGAGATGCTGAAGGGGAAAACGTGGCTCTTGACAAAGGAGACGGAACAGATGTTGTGAACATCTTTGTTCCTGTGCCATTGACCCCTGATCTCTCCGACCCTCGCTCTCCAGCCCCTTTTGGGCAGCAGCACATGCGCACGCAAGTGAGCCTTGAAGTGGTCCAGTGCTGCTCGGCTGCCACCAGCCCCATGACTCCTCCGGAAGGAGATCATTCCTTCTTCTTCCCAAACAATTTTGGAAAACACGGAGCTGGTCCTGTTGCGTCCGCCTCTGGCACCCACGATGAAGAACTGCAGGTGGGTCAACAAGTGGAGTTCTGCTCCGTCGCCACATCCCCCATGACGCCAAAGACACCATCGAGCACGGCTTTCCCAGTGCTCGTTGGAAGAGGGACGgggaaaaaggaggagaaaacgaaaaaggaggaagagcaAAGGGAGACTGGCCAGAAGAAGAGTTGCACAACGACAAAATGTACCGAAGAAGTGTCAAAAAATGACGAAACTTTGAAATGTGCCAAGGGCTTGAGTACATATGAATCTGTAGGGAGTTCCACCAGTGGTCTGGCTACCACTGGCTGCACGCAGCAGAGGATGGGGAGCATGGATCAAGACATTACAATCTTGGTCACTCACTATGGCAACAATGACGAGGAAGCTGAGTCACATTTTCAGACCCTGGAGCCTGACATGGtggaaacagaagaaacagagaaaggTGAAGAAAACATCAGCAATACGAAGAGCAAGGACAGAAAAGAAACGGCCTCCACAGTAGCTCCTGATCATGCTCAGGAAAAATCGAGCCCAAAGCAGCCACAAAAACTACCTGGGAAAACAAACGTTTGCACTGAACCCGACAATTCAGAGGTCGTGGCTCACAAAGGTGCACGAGTGGACATGAGAGATGTATCCGTGCCAAAATCTCCAGTCCCCGAATCCCCAGCTCCTTTCGGCTGCCACAACATCCGAACACAAGTGAGCTTGGAGGTGGTGCAGTGTCAGTCTGTGGCCACCAGTCCCATGACCCCTCCTGAGGGGGACCAGGCTTTTTACTTCCCCAGCTCCCTTGGGAAATGTGGAGGTGTGGGCACAGAATCAAAAAACGCTGAGATGCAGGTGGGTCAGCAGGTAGAGTTTCGCTCCGTCGCCACAGCGCCCATGACTCCGAGAACTCCAGTTGCCACAACTTTTCCGGATATAAAGAAGGAGGTGAGCACTGAAGAGAAGATagtggaggagaaggaggaagaaagtAGAGAACCGCTCATAGAGAATACAAAGGAAGTACCCAAAGAGATGGAGAAATTAACCCAGAAAGAAAGCGTAGGGGAGGACAGTAAGGATGTGAAGAACTGTAAGGAAAAAGACGAGGAGAAGGGCGAAGAGCCAGTGCAGGAAGTGAGCTGGGACGAGAAAGGGATGACCTGGGAGGTGTACGGCGCCGTGGTGGAAGTGGCCGTGCTGGGCTCCGCCATCCAGAAGCACCTTGAGAAGCAggtacagaaacagaaacagctgtCCACCATGCCTCCGCCACCTCCACTCAACCCAGCGGCGTCCCCACTGCCTTCAGAGCCGGGTTGTGGGGGTTCGGGCAAGCGCCGGGGGCGGAAGAAAGGGGAGCACGATGGGAAAGCGAGCCGGCGCAGGAGAAACCCCTTCCGGCTGCTGATGGAGAACGTGCAGCAGCCGCACTGCTGCTCCAAAGCTCACACTACCGAATGA
- the cdhr2 gene encoding cadherin-related family member 2 isoform X1, which yields MGGLPGWLLLLCLVCSSKANFSPTIERFVYEICEDVPVDSVAFTIEALDTEGDTLTYGLTGPNAGFFQVNSANGQVTVKSPLDREASVTMTLGVTVSDGSNTTPGTLTLILLDANDNSPVFENPNFDILVRENEAVGTSVFKFTANDRDDADAGVVRYSLTEIIPPQGSDVFEINEVTGELKLKGQLNYNTLSTFYRLQVQARDLGGSCSGEKVFQSTKVFSFVTVEDVPDLDPVFIGGPYVGSVEESSPADTSVLRVTALDEDKGINDNILYSIEATSAEGLFKISENDGIISVSSEIDREVIGDKVTLTVKGTESKPNVDGQPATATATVEINIGDLNDEAPKFYKCEGSCVLETQFTGEVFEHSLGAISIGMTVKDLDKFVQTELTLEGEDKDVFSVEPPMFAGPESIVQLLVRQPENLDFEEKQQMILQVIATDKDEPTFQATATVTITIKDTNDNSPTFQRDTYKINVTEHSPVETEVATVTAFDPDTMDAGKITYSLLPESILLYFDVENNTGRVYVKNSNLLDRELRSLYSATLQARDTDGKPGTTVLEITLTDINDQTPIINRDVYREFVKEGGKLEFPIEATDGDEAGTENSKIQFSIKPSEHSGSFSIDPNTGVLTNSGELDREAVDSESNGRINLIVTATDMGTPALSSSVSVVITVEDINDNAPTFKAPSYSFSVKEGEKGASVGFVHAEDLDQTAEFNRISFSIIDGSFGSFIVRTSAEGKGYSGNIMVDPDIELDYESSQKKFTLRVEAADLELEKAETVVEVNVLDVNDERPEFTSVQVVSVAENAIADALVGTFVAQDKDTNHSLVYELESVNCKCSGELEPCSWFTLDSNGDVRVGPADPLDYEECDQAVIKAQVVDLFTEKGENNSVTPGEMVINIGDVNDNSPEFYYSGSVFVVVSESASKGTSVAGVTASDRDSGENSVIKFNVRKVQFEDRVTNTVTDTRILFEAVTTQQQNIYVGIIQTTEGLDLKLKGKYLVTVTATDTGGLSNTTVLEIFTIDEGFRTELQFRTTVGEVEGSLDEIKRKLSAATGASVDIVSIKEQSSISRNAALSFMVAYFIFSNGTALTSSEVEKKLSDQEHFPDLYALGLINIGSVPVTETKTNPVVYGLLGVVGGLVVVLVILTTSFLCTRRNFRRKLKAANAMKSTTMLNSDNQKGGAVVPGTNKYTMEGANPVLNLNIPSTLALDLDLNEETSDADKSSLNSLDHSYEIVMDGNYSDDDKVSLHLKVYLHLDSLIGMQINFPICLLCYRRGPCWTKTSMSCRSTMSLWVRRSPSWVRIRKVAKSRSTLGLTTRCLTRQICNTKQRNSDGQNHAIQIKRSYCLQKGLSYENWNVNLSKPARNNINTLVSNRFNTELMTIFKHFSQ from the exons ATGGGTGGGCTACCGGGATGGCTGCTATTACTGTGCCTGGTCTGCTCAAGCAAAG CCAATTTCAGTCCTACAATTGAGAGATTTGTTTATGAAATTTGTGAGGATGTTCCTGTCG ATTCAGTTGCTTTTACTATAGAGGCTTTAGACACAGAAGGAGATACTCTGACTTACGGACTCACTGGGCCCAATGCTGGATTCTTCCAAGTTAATTCAGCAAATGGGCAGGTGACTGTGAAATCTCCCCTTGATAGAGAG GCCAGCGTCACAATGACACTTGGTGTTACAGTTTCAGATGGTTCCAATACT ACACCAGGaacattaactttaatattaCTGGATGCCAATGACAACAGCCCTGTATTTGAAAACCCTAATTTTGACATCTTAGTGAGAGAA aACGAGGCTGTTGGAACGTCAGTGTTTAAATTTACAGCAAATGATCGTGACGATGCAGATGCCGGCGTTGTTAGATACTCTCTCACTGAG ATAATACCGCCACAAGGATCTGATGTGTTTGAAATCAATGAAGTCACTGGTGAACTGAAGTTAAAGGGCCAGCTTAATTACAACACTCTGAGCACCTTTTATCGGCTTCAGGTTCAAGCGAGG GATCTTGGAGGTTCTTGTTCTGGAGAAAAGGTTTTCCAGTCAACCAAAGTTTTCTCCTTTGTGACTGTTGAGGACGTCCCGGACCTCGACCCCGTTTTCATCGGTGGTCCATATGTAGGAAGCGTTGAAGAGAGTTCTCCTGCG GACACGTCTGTGTTGCGAGTGACCGCCCTCGATGAGGACAAGGGAATCAATGACAACATCCTCTACTCCATTGAAG CTACCTCAGCTGAAGGCTTGTTCAAAATCTCAGAGAATGACGGCATCATATCTGTGTCATCGGAAATTGACAGAGAAGTTATTGGTGACAAAGTAACTCTGACTGTGAAG GGCACCGAGTCTAAACCGAACGTCGACGGACAACCTGCCACTGCAACAGCAACCGTTGAGATCAACATCGGCGACCTCAATGACGAGGCGCCTAAATTTTACAAATGTGAAGGCTCCTGTGTGCTAGAAACTCAATTCACGGGAGAGGTCTTTGAACACTCATTGGGGGcaatttccattggcatgacAGTCAAGGATCTAGACAAG tttgtgCAAACCGAGCTAACGTTGGAAGGAGAGGACAAAGACGTGTTTTCTGTGGAACCCCCCATGTTTGCTGGACCAGAGAGCATTGTTCAGCTTCTTGTCAGGCAGCCTGAGAATCTGgattttgaagaaaagcagcaaatgaTTCTTCAG GTGATTGCTACAGATAAGGATGAACCCACCTTCCAGGCCACTGCCACAGTTACAATAACCATAAAGGACACCAACGACAACAGCCCCACGTTCCAACGGGACACATACAAGATAAATGTGACTGAACACTCTCCTGTTGAGACAGAGGTGGCCACAGTCACA GCATTTGATCCTGACACAATGGATGCAGGCAAAATCACCTACAGTCTTCTTCCAGAGAGCAT ACTGCTGTACTTTGACGTTGAGAATAACACGGGAAGAGTCTACGTGAAAAATTCTAATCTCCTGGATCGTGAGCTCAGATCTCTCTATTCAGCCACCTTGCAGGCCAGAGACACAGATGGCAAGCCCGGCACTACAGTGCTGGAGATCACTTTGACGGACATTAATGACCAGACACCAATCATCAACAGAGACGTGTACCGAGAGTTCGTCAAAGAGGGTGGGAAGCTTGAATTTCCGATTGAG GCTACAGATGGAGATGAAGCTGGCACAGAAAACAGCAAGATTCAATTCAGCATTAAACCGAGCGAACACAGCGGCAGCTTCAGCATTGACCCAAACACCGGTGTGCTAACAAATAGCGGTGAACTGGATCGGGAGGCAGTGGATTCAGAGTCGAATGGCAGGATAAACCTCATCGTAACAGCCACTGATATGGGAACACCTGCGCTGTCAAGCTCTGTCTCGGTTGTTATCACTGTGGAG GACATCAATGACAACGCCCCAACTTTCAAAGCACCATCCtacagtttttctgttaaagAAGGAGAAAAGG GCGCATCTGTGGGTTTCGTTCACGCAGAGGATCTGGATCAAACCGCCGAATTCAACCGCATTTCTTTCAGCATCATCGATGGGAGCTTTGGCAGCTTCATTGTTCGAACCTCGGCGGAGGGAAAGGGTTACAGCGGCAACATCATGGTAGACCCGGACATCGAGCTCGACTATGAGTCGTCACAAAAGAAGTTCACGTTGCGGGTGGAAGCTGCAGATCTGGAGCTGGAGAAAGCTGAAACGGTGGTGGAGGTGAATGTGCTGGACGTGAACGACGAAAGACCAGAGTTCACGTCAGTCCAAGTCGTGTCAGTGGCCGAGAACGCCATCGCAGACGCGCTTGTCGGGACGTTCGTAGCTCAGGACAAAGACACCAACCATTCACTGGTCTACGAGCTGGAATCTGTCAATTGCAAGTGCAGCGGCGAACTGGAACCCTGCAGCTGGTTCACCCTCGACTCGAATGGGGATGTCCGAGTCGGTCCAGCAGACCCTCTGGATTATGAAGAATGTGACCAAGCTGTGATAAAGGCTCAGGTGGTGGACTTGTTCACGGAAAAGGGAGAGAACAACAGTGTGACGCCAG GAGAAATGGTGATCAACATTGGAGACGTAAATGACAACAGTCCTGAATTTTATTACTCCGGCTCTGTATTTG TTGTGGTGTCAGAAAGCGCCAGCAAAGGAACATCAGTTGCAGGAGTCACA GCTTCAGATCGGGACTCCGGAGAGAACAGTGTGATCAAATTTAATGTAAGAAAAGTTCAATTTGAGGACAGGGTCACAAACACTGTCACCGACACCAGGATCCTGTTTGAGGCCGTCACTACGCAACAACAAAATATCTATGTTGGGATTATTCA AACTACAGAAGGTCTTGACCTGAAACTGAAGGGGAAATATTTGGTAACAGTGACYGCGACGGATACTGGTGGTCTTTCCAACACCACCGTCCTGGAG attttcaccaTTGACGAGGGCTTCCGAACTGAACTCCAGTTTAGAACTACAGTGGGTGAGGTCGAAGGGTCACTCGATGAGATCAAAAG GAAACTCTCAGCAGCCACCGGCGCTTCAGTTGACATCGTTTCAATCAAAGAACAGTCTTCAATATCCag GAACGCCGCACTTTCTTTCATGGTGGCATATTTCATCTTTTCAAATGGAACCGCTCTTACTTCTTCAGAAGTAGAAAAGAAGCTTTCTGATCAAGAACATTTTCCTGATCTGTATGCACTGGGTCTGATAAATATT GGCAGCGTTCCCGTCACTGAAACAAAAACGAATCCCGTGGTATACGGTCTGCTGGGCGTGGTTGGAGGTCTCGTCGTTGTACTGGTCATACTCACGACCTCGTTTTTGTGCACTCGCAGAAA CTTCAGAAGGAAGCTGAAAGCAGCGAATGCCATGAAATCGACAACTATGTTGAACTCTGACAACCAGAAAGGTGGCGCTGTCGTGCCTGGGACCAACAAGTACACCATGGAAGG TGCCAACCCAGTACTAAACCTGAACATCCCCTCAACTCTAGCCTTGGACCTGGATTTAAATGAGGAAACCTCAGATGCAGACAaatccag CCTGAACTCCTTGGATCACAGCTATGAGATAGTCATGGATGGAAATTATTCAGATGATGACAAGGTGAGTTTGCACCTTAAAGTCTATCTTCACTTGGACTCATTAATTGGAATGCAGATTAATTTTCCAATTTGCTTGTTATGTTACAGAAGGGGGCCATGTTGGACAAAGACGTCGATGAGTTGTCGGAGTACAATGAGCCTCTGGGTGCGGCGCTCGCCCAGTTGGGTCAGAATAAGAAAAGTAGCAAAGTCAAGATCGACCTTGGGATTGACAACCCGATGTTTGACACGACAGATCTGTAACACTAAACAGAGAAACAGCGATGGACAAAATCACGCAATCCAAATCAAACGCAGCTACTGCCTTCAAAAAGGTCTTTCATATGAAAACTGGAATGTAAACTTAAGTAAACCTGCAAGGAATAATATAAATACACTTGTAAGCAACAGGTTTAACACAGAACTCATGactatatttaaacatttttctcagtaa
- the cdhr2 gene encoding cadherin-related family member 2 isoform X2 encodes MGGLPGWLLLLCLVCSSKANFSPTIERFVYEICEDVPVDSVAFTIEALDTEGDTLTYGLTGPNAGFFQVNSANGQVTVKSPLDREASVTMTLGVTVSDGSNTTPGTLTLILLDANDNSPVFENPNFDILVRENEAVGTSVFKFTANDRDDADAGVVRYSLTEIIPPQGSDVFEINEVTGELKLKGQLNYNTLSTFYRLQVQARDLGGSCSGEKVFQSTKVFSFVTVEDVPDLDPVFIGGPYVGSVEESSPADTSVLRVTALDEDKGINDNILYSIEATSAEGLFKISENDGIISVSSEIDREVIGDKVTLTVKGTESKPNVDGQPATATATVEINIGDLNDEAPKFYKCEGSCVLETQFTGEVFEHSLGAISIGMTVKDLDKFVQTELTLEGEDKDVFSVEPPMFAGPESIVQLLVRQPENLDFEEKQQMILQVIATDKDEPTFQATATVTITIKDTNDNSPTFQRDTYKINVTEHSPVETEVATVTAFDPDTMDAGKITYSLLPESILLYFDVENNTGRVYVKNSNLLDRELRSLYSATLQARDTDGKPGTTVLEITLTDINDQTPIINRDVYREFVKEGGKLEFPIEATDGDEAGTENSKIQFSIKPSEHSGSFSIDPNTGVLTNSGELDREAVDSESNGRINLIVTATDMGTPALSSSVSVVITVEDINDNAPTFKAPSYSFSVKEGEKGASVGFVHAEDLDQTAEFNRISFSIIDGSFGSFIVRTSAEGKGYSGNIMVDPDIELDYESSQKKFTLRVEAADLELEKAETVVEVNVLDVNDERPEFTSVQVVSVAENAIADALVGTFVAQDKDTNHSLVYELESVNCKCSGELEPCSWFTLDSNGDVRVGPADPLDYEECDQAVIKAQVVDLFTEKGENNSVTPGEMVINIGDVNDNSPEFYYSGSVFVVVSESASKGTSVAGVTASDRDSGENSVIKFNVRKVQFEDRVTNTVTDTRILFEAVTTQQQNIYVGIIQTTEGLDLKLKGKYLVTVTATDTGGLSNTTVLEIFTIDEGFRTELQFRTTVGEVEGSLDEIKRKLSAATGASVDIVSIKEQSSISRNAALSFMVAYFIFSNGTALTSSEVEKKLSDQEHFPDLYALGLINIGSVPVTETKTNPVVYGLLGVVGGLVVVLVILTTSFLCTRRNFRRKLKAANAMKSTTMLNSDNQKGGAVVPGTNKYTMEGANPVLNLNIPSTLALDLDLNEETSDADKSSLNSLDHSYEIVMDGNYSDDDKKGAMLDKDVDELSEYNEPLGAALAQLGQNKKSSKVKIDLGIDNPMFDTTDL; translated from the exons ATGGGTGGGCTACCGGGATGGCTGCTATTACTGTGCCTGGTCTGCTCAAGCAAAG CCAATTTCAGTCCTACAATTGAGAGATTTGTTTATGAAATTTGTGAGGATGTTCCTGTCG ATTCAGTTGCTTTTACTATAGAGGCTTTAGACACAGAAGGAGATACTCTGACTTACGGACTCACTGGGCCCAATGCTGGATTCTTCCAAGTTAATTCAGCAAATGGGCAGGTGACTGTGAAATCTCCCCTTGATAGAGAG GCCAGCGTCACAATGACACTTGGTGTTACAGTTTCAGATGGTTCCAATACT ACACCAGGaacattaactttaatattaCTGGATGCCAATGACAACAGCCCTGTATTTGAAAACCCTAATTTTGACATCTTAGTGAGAGAA aACGAGGCTGTTGGAACGTCAGTGTTTAAATTTACAGCAAATGATCGTGACGATGCAGATGCCGGCGTTGTTAGATACTCTCTCACTGAG ATAATACCGCCACAAGGATCTGATGTGTTTGAAATCAATGAAGTCACTGGTGAACTGAAGTTAAAGGGCCAGCTTAATTACAACACTCTGAGCACCTTTTATCGGCTTCAGGTTCAAGCGAGG GATCTTGGAGGTTCTTGTTCTGGAGAAAAGGTTTTCCAGTCAACCAAAGTTTTCTCCTTTGTGACTGTTGAGGACGTCCCGGACCTCGACCCCGTTTTCATCGGTGGTCCATATGTAGGAAGCGTTGAAGAGAGTTCTCCTGCG GACACGTCTGTGTTGCGAGTGACCGCCCTCGATGAGGACAAGGGAATCAATGACAACATCCTCTACTCCATTGAAG CTACCTCAGCTGAAGGCTTGTTCAAAATCTCAGAGAATGACGGCATCATATCTGTGTCATCGGAAATTGACAGAGAAGTTATTGGTGACAAAGTAACTCTGACTGTGAAG GGCACCGAGTCTAAACCGAACGTCGACGGACAACCTGCCACTGCAACAGCAACCGTTGAGATCAACATCGGCGACCTCAATGACGAGGCGCCTAAATTTTACAAATGTGAAGGCTCCTGTGTGCTAGAAACTCAATTCACGGGAGAGGTCTTTGAACACTCATTGGGGGcaatttccattggcatgacAGTCAAGGATCTAGACAAG tttgtgCAAACCGAGCTAACGTTGGAAGGAGAGGACAAAGACGTGTTTTCTGTGGAACCCCCCATGTTTGCTGGACCAGAGAGCATTGTTCAGCTTCTTGTCAGGCAGCCTGAGAATCTGgattttgaagaaaagcagcaaatgaTTCTTCAG GTGATTGCTACAGATAAGGATGAACCCACCTTCCAGGCCACTGCCACAGTTACAATAACCATAAAGGACACCAACGACAACAGCCCCACGTTCCAACGGGACACATACAAGATAAATGTGACTGAACACTCTCCTGTTGAGACAGAGGTGGCCACAGTCACA GCATTTGATCCTGACACAATGGATGCAGGCAAAATCACCTACAGTCTTCTTCCAGAGAGCAT ACTGCTGTACTTTGACGTTGAGAATAACACGGGAAGAGTCTACGTGAAAAATTCTAATCTCCTGGATCGTGAGCTCAGATCTCTCTATTCAGCCACCTTGCAGGCCAGAGACACAGATGGCAAGCCCGGCACTACAGTGCTGGAGATCACTTTGACGGACATTAATGACCAGACACCAATCATCAACAGAGACGTGTACCGAGAGTTCGTCAAAGAGGGTGGGAAGCTTGAATTTCCGATTGAG GCTACAGATGGAGATGAAGCTGGCACAGAAAACAGCAAGATTCAATTCAGCATTAAACCGAGCGAACACAGCGGCAGCTTCAGCATTGACCCAAACACCGGTGTGCTAACAAATAGCGGTGAACTGGATCGGGAGGCAGTGGATTCAGAGTCGAATGGCAGGATAAACCTCATCGTAACAGCCACTGATATGGGAACACCTGCGCTGTCAAGCTCTGTCTCGGTTGTTATCACTGTGGAG GACATCAATGACAACGCCCCAACTTTCAAAGCACCATCCtacagtttttctgttaaagAAGGAGAAAAGG GCGCATCTGTGGGTTTCGTTCACGCAGAGGATCTGGATCAAACCGCCGAATTCAACCGCATTTCTTTCAGCATCATCGATGGGAGCTTTGGCAGCTTCATTGTTCGAACCTCGGCGGAGGGAAAGGGTTACAGCGGCAACATCATGGTAGACCCGGACATCGAGCTCGACTATGAGTCGTCACAAAAGAAGTTCACGTTGCGGGTGGAAGCTGCAGATCTGGAGCTGGAGAAAGCTGAAACGGTGGTGGAGGTGAATGTGCTGGACGTGAACGACGAAAGACCAGAGTTCACGTCAGTCCAAGTCGTGTCAGTGGCCGAGAACGCCATCGCAGACGCGCTTGTCGGGACGTTCGTAGCTCAGGACAAAGACACCAACCATTCACTGGTCTACGAGCTGGAATCTGTCAATTGCAAGTGCAGCGGCGAACTGGAACCCTGCAGCTGGTTCACCCTCGACTCGAATGGGGATGTCCGAGTCGGTCCAGCAGACCCTCTGGATTATGAAGAATGTGACCAAGCTGTGATAAAGGCTCAGGTGGTGGACTTGTTCACGGAAAAGGGAGAGAACAACAGTGTGACGCCAG GAGAAATGGTGATCAACATTGGAGACGTAAATGACAACAGTCCTGAATTTTATTACTCCGGCTCTGTATTTG TTGTGGTGTCAGAAAGCGCCAGCAAAGGAACATCAGTTGCAGGAGTCACA GCTTCAGATCGGGACTCCGGAGAGAACAGTGTGATCAAATTTAATGTAAGAAAAGTTCAATTTGAGGACAGGGTCACAAACACTGTCACCGACACCAGGATCCTGTTTGAGGCCGTCACTACGCAACAACAAAATATCTATGTTGGGATTATTCA AACTACAGAAGGTCTTGACCTGAAACTGAAGGGGAAATATTTGGTAACAGTGACYGCGACGGATACTGGTGGTCTTTCCAACACCACCGTCCTGGAG attttcaccaTTGACGAGGGCTTCCGAACTGAACTCCAGTTTAGAACTACAGTGGGTGAGGTCGAAGGGTCACTCGATGAGATCAAAAG GAAACTCTCAGCAGCCACCGGCGCTTCAGTTGACATCGTTTCAATCAAAGAACAGTCTTCAATATCCag GAACGCCGCACTTTCTTTCATGGTGGCATATTTCATCTTTTCAAATGGAACCGCTCTTACTTCTTCAGAAGTAGAAAAGAAGCTTTCTGATCAAGAACATTTTCCTGATCTGTATGCACTGGGTCTGATAAATATT GGCAGCGTTCCCGTCACTGAAACAAAAACGAATCCCGTGGTATACGGTCTGCTGGGCGTGGTTGGAGGTCTCGTCGTTGTACTGGTCATACTCACGACCTCGTTTTTGTGCACTCGCAGAAA CTTCAGAAGGAAGCTGAAAGCAGCGAATGCCATGAAATCGACAACTATGTTGAACTCTGACAACCAGAAAGGTGGCGCTGTCGTGCCTGGGACCAACAAGTACACCATGGAAGG TGCCAACCCAGTACTAAACCTGAACATCCCCTCAACTCTAGCCTTGGACCTGGATTTAAATGAGGAAACCTCAGATGCAGACAaatccag CCTGAACTCCTTGGATCACAGCTATGAGATAGTCATGGATGGAAATTATTCAGATGATGACAAG AAGGGGGCCATGTTGGACAAAGACGTCGATGAGTTGTCGGAGTACAATGAGCCTCTGGGTGCGGCGCTCGCCCAGTTGGGTCAGAATAAGAAAAGTAGCAAAGTCAAGATCGACCTTGGGATTGACAACCCGATGTTTGACACGACAGATCTGTAA